AGCCAGCTCGACGAGCAACACGGCGCGGCGAAGAAGGAGAAGGAGCGTCTCGTCGCCGAGGCCGAGAAGCTCGCCACCTCGAACGACTGGGGGCCCACGGCGTCGACGTTCAAGCGCCTCATGAGCGAGTGGCGTCAGGCCGGGCGCGCGTCGCGTTCCGACGACGACGCGCTGTGGCAGCGCTTCAAGAAGGCGCAGGATGCGTTCTTCGCGGCGAAGGATGAGGTCGTCGCCGAGGAGAACAAGGTGTTCGAGGCCAACGCCAAGGTCAAGGAGGAGCTGCTGGCCGAGGGCCAGAAGATCCTGCCGGTCAAGGACCTGGGTGCCGCGAAGGCCCAGCTGCGCGCGCTACAGGAGAAGTGGGACGCCGCGGGCAAGGTTCCGCGCAAGGACATGGACCGCATCGAAAAGGGTATGCGCCGCATCGAGAACGGCGTCCGTGACGCCGAGCAGGCGCAGTGGAAGAAGTCCGACCCCGAGGTGAGCGCGCGCGCCAACTCGATGGTCACCCAGCTCGAGAACGCCGTCGCGTCGCTGCGCAGTGACGTCGAGGCCGCCGAGGCCGCGGGCAACTCGAACAAGGCCGCGAAGCTGCGTCAGGAGCTCGAGGCGAAGCAGTCGTGGCTCGAGCAGGTGCGCTCGACCGCCAACGAGCTGGAGGGCTGAGAGGCATCATGAGTTTCGGATCCGGACGTTTCACGACGGATTCGGCCGCCGAAGGGTTGGTCGCGTACCTGCGCACCAGCCCTTCGCCGTTCCACGCGGTCGCATCCTCTCTGTCGATGCTCGTCGAGGCGGGCTTCACGCCCCTCGACGAGCGTGACGCCTGGGCGAGCGAGCCGGGACGTTACGTCACGACGCGCGGCGGGTCGCTCGTCGCGTGGTCGACGGAGCGCGTGCTCACTCGGCCGTTCGACGGCTCTGGTGGTGGCGCTGATGACGGTGACGCCGGCGGCGAGCGCGGCGCGGTCGCGTTCCGAGTCGTCGGTGCACACACCGACTCCCCCAACCTGCGCATCAAACCTCGCCCCGACCACGAGCGCGTCGGCTGGCAGCTGCTCGGCGTCGAACCGTACGGCGGCCTGCTGCTCAACTCGTGGCTCGATCGCGACCTCGGGCTGTCGGGGCGCGTCGCGGTACGCGAGGCCGACGGTAGCGTCGGTGAACGGCTGTTCGCCGTCGACGAGCCGCTGCTGCGCGTCTCGCAGCTCGCGATCCACCTCGACCGCTCGACCAACGACGCTCTGACGCTCAACAAGCAGCTGCACATGGAACCGTCGTGGGCGCTGTCGCAGGCACCACTGTTCGTCGAGTGGCTCGCCGAGCAGGTTCGCGTCGAACCGGTCGACGTGCTGAGCTGGGACGCGATGACGCACGACGTGCAGCCGGCCGCGCGCACCGGGTTGCACCGCGAGTTCGTCGCGGGCGCCCGGATGGACAACCTCGCGACGAGCTACGCCGCGACGCAGGCACTCATCGACGCCGTCGAGCGCCCGGCACCCGAAGGTGAGGTGCCGCTCGTGCCGCTCATCGCGCTGTTCGACCACGAGGAGATCGGCTCGATGTCGGAGCGCGGCGCGTTCTCGAACCTGCTGCCGACGATCTTCGAACGCATCATCTCGACGCTTGGCGGCGGGCGTGACGACGTGCACCGCGCGATGGCGCACACCGTCATCGCCTCGGGCGACATGGCGCACGCGACGCACCCGAACTACGCCGATCGTCACGAACCTGCGCACCACATCGCGATGAACGGCGGGCCGGTGCTGAAGATCAACACGAACCTGCGCTACGCGACGGATTCGGTCGGCGCCGCCCACTTCGCCGCCGCGTGTCGGGAGGCGGGCGTGCCGATGCAGGAGTTCGTCGTGCGCTCTGACCTGCCGTGCGGCTCGACCGTCGGGCCGATGACGGCGGCGCTCACCGGCGCGACGACCGTCGACTTCGGCGCCCCGACTCTGTCGATGCACTCGGCGCGCGAACTCGTCGGCGCCGCCGACCAGGCGATGTACGGCGCGGCCCTCGGAGCGTTCCTCGCTCCGGGGCGTGACTGACGGGTCGGCGCCTGGCGCGCACGGCCGCTGAGGTTGCACAAAGGTCCCCAGCTCGAGCCACATCGCCCGAGAACGCGTCAGCCGTGACTCGTTCTCGGGCGATGTTCGTGCGGTGACGCCGTACACCGCCGTGAGATCAACCCTGGGCGGCGTGCTCGTTCAGCCCGGCGAAGATGCCGCACAAGCGCGCGGCGCGCTCGCTCGTGAAGACGTCCTCGAGCCGGATCGGCTCGCCGTCGGGGCCGGACAGCGGTACACGCCAGTTCGGGTACTCGTCGGCCGTGCCGGGCTGGTTCTGCACGCGCACGTCGCCGACGGCGTCGACGAGCGCGACGTTGAGCATCCGTGACGGCGTCGTGACGAGGAACGCGTGCAGTGCCTCGACGACCTGTTCGTTCGGCGCGTCGGCGTCATCGAGCAGGCCCTGAGCGACGAGAAACTCGCGCCACCGCCGGCGGTCCGCCTCGTCTCGCGCCAACTCGTCCTCGAGCGAGCCGTCGAGCAGCCCCAGCTCGTGACGCAGCCGCACGTGCGCGGCGTCGAGATAGCCGGCCGTCGGCGGCAGGTCATGCGTCGTCACCGACGCGAGGCACTTCTCGCGCCAATCCTCGGGTGGCAGCGGACGCTGCGCATCCCAGTCCTGTTCGAACCACAGGATCGACGTGCCGTACACGCCGCGCTCGGCGAGGAACGTCTGCACCCACGCCTCGAGCGTGCCGAGATCCTCCCCGACGACGAGCGCACCCGCGCGCTGCGCCTCGAGGACGAGGATGCCGATCATCGCCTCGTGGTCGTACGTCACGTACGTGCCGTCCTTCGGCGTCATGCTCTCCGGCACCCACCACAGGCGGAACAGCCCGAGAATGTGGTCGATGCGCACCCCACCGGCGTGGCGCAGGACGGTGCCGACGATCTCGCGGAAAGGCGCGTAAGCCGTCTTGGCGAGATGATCCGGGCGCAGCGGTGGCTGCCCCCAGTCCTGCCCGAGCTGGGTGAACTGATCAGGCGGAGCGCCGACGTGGATGCCCGCCGCGAACGCGTCCTGCAGGGCCCAGGCGTCCGCGCCCGCGGGGTTGACGCCGACGGCGAGGTCGTGGACGACGCCGAGCGCCATGCCCGCGGCGACGGCGTCCGACTGCACGCCGCGCAGCTGCTCGTCGAGGCACCACTGCAACCAGCGGTGGAAGTCGACCTCGTCGGTGTGCTCGGAGCCGAACCGCGAGACGGCGGGCGCCGTCGCGTCCTGATAATCGTGCGGCCAGGTTCGCCAGTCGGGCCCGAAGGTGCGGCACAGCACGCACCATGTCGCGAAACGGGTGAGCTGCTCGCCGCCGGCGCGGCAGTAGGCGTCGAACGCGGCCTGACGCCCCGGCGTGCGCCCGATCTGCCACAGGACTCGCAACGCCTGCTCCTTCGCCCCCCACGCAGCGTCGCGGTCGATGCGGTCGACGTCGTCGAGGCGCGCGTGGACATCGCGCGCCAGGTCGTCGATGCCCCCGCGGATGTCGGCGGACGCGCTCGCGTACTCCTCGACGTGCTCGACCCGCAGGTAGAGCGGGTTGACGAACCGGCGCGACGTCGGCAGGTACGGCGACGGCTCCATCGGCGCGCTCGGTTGTGCCGCGTGCAGCGGATTGACGAGGACGTAGTCGGCGCCGTGCTCGGCCGCCGACCACACGGCGAGGTCGCGCAGATCGACGAGGTCGCCCACGCCCCATGACCCCTGCGAACGCACCGAATACAGTTGCGTCGCCAGGCCCCACACGCGCTTGTCGCGCATCGTCGCCGGCACCTCGAGCACCCGCGGGGTGACGATGAGGCTTGTGCGCGCACCCGCGGCCCTCATGTCGTGCCCGTCGCCGGCCTCGGTGGACGGGCGATCCTCGCCGTCGACGCGCGTGTCGTCACTGTCGCCGTCGCCCGCAGCAAGGCCAACAGGCGACACGATGACGGTGTGGTACCCCAGCGGCAGGTCGCCGTCCACGCGCGCGACGTGCCGTTCGACGACGCGTCCGTCGACCTCGCGGGTCTCCTGCGCGCGCGACGACACCGTCACCGAGACATGCGTCCCGACCTCGGTGACGACGTGCACGGCCACCTGGTCGCACTCAACGACGTGCACCGGGAACTCGACATCGTCGCCCTCGCGCACGACGACGCACGGCGGCACGACGCGGCGCCACGGTGCGTCCCGACGCGTCTGCAACGCCGAGCGCACGGCGTCGGGCGTCGAAGCGTCGACGTCGAGCGCCGCCAGGACGGCGACGAGCGTGTCAGCCGCGACGTTGACGCGGGCCTTCTTCCAGTCCTCGTACTCGGTCGTGATGCCGTACGCCTCGGCGAGTTCGACGAGGTCGGGCGTGGCTGCGGAGTCGGTCACGGCGGGCGTCCGTTCGTGCGGGGGCAGGTCGCCGTCAGCCTATCGCTGGGCGCAACACACCGTCGGCACCGTCAGCGGCTGCGGTTCACTCGTCCTCGTCGGCCGCCGGCGACGCGGCGGGCTTCACCTGCTCCGGCGTCGTGCGATGGTCGGCGCGCGCGCCGGTGCCGGTGATGCGGTAGACGTCGAACACGCCACTGACCTTGCGCACCGCGCGCATGACGTGGTCGAGGTGGCTCGCATCGCCCATCTCGAACGTGAACTTGCTGATGGCGACGCGGTTGGCTTGCGTCGCCAGGTTCGCCGACAGGATGTTGACGTGCTGGTCGCTCAGCGCGCGCGTGATGTCGGAGAGCAACCCGCTGCGATCGAGCGCCTCGACCTGCAGCTGCACGAGGAAAACGCTCGCCTGTCCGGGCGCCCACGCGACGTCGATGAGCCGCTCGGGCTGGCGACGCAGGTTCTCGATGTTCGTGCAGTCCTCGCGATGCACGGACACGCCCGAGCCCGTCGTGACGAACCCGACGATGTCGTCGCCCGGCACTGGTGTGCAGCAGCGCGCGAGCTTGACCCACACGTCGTCGGTGCCGACGACGGTGACGCCCGGGTCGCCCGCACGTGAGCGCGGCGCGGTGCGCGGCGTCGTCGCCTCCGCCATGTCCTCCGTGGCTGCTTCCTCACCGCCGTGCGCCTTGACGAGGGCACGCATGACGGCTTCGGTCGAGACGTGCCCGTCACCGATCGCGGCGTACAGGGCGTCGATGTCGGCGTGGTTCATCCGCGTCGCGACCTCGGTCAACGACTCGTGCGACATGAGGCGCTGCAGGGGCAGACCCTGCTTGCGCAGTGTCTTCGCGAGGGAATCCTTGCCCTTCTCGATGGCCTCCTCGCGGCGTTCCTTCGTGAACCATTGCTTGATCTTGCTCTTGGCACGCGGCGACTTGACGAACGTCAGCCAGTCGCGACTCGGCCCGGCGCCGTCCGCCTTCGAGGTGAGCACCTCGACCGAGTCGCCCGTGACGAGCGTCGTCTCGAGTGGCGCGAGACGCCCGTTGACGCGCGCGCCGATGCAGTGGTGGCCGACCTCGGTGTGCACGGCGTACGCGAAGTCGACGGGCGTCGACCCGGACGGCAACCCGATGACGCCGCCCTTCGGCGTGAAGACGTAGATCTCGCGGCTGCCGACCTCGAAGCGCAACGACTCGAGGAACTCGCCCGGATCCTCCGTCTCGCGCTGCCACTCGAGCAGCTGACGCAGCCACGCCATGTCGTTCGTGCCCGTCGCCGGCGAGGCGCTGACCGTGCCGTCGGCGCTCGTCGCGCCCTTCTTCGCGTCGTCCTTGTACTTCCAGTGCGCGGCGACGCCGTACTCGGCGCGACGGTGCATGTCGTAGGTGCGGATCTGGATCTCGACGGGTTTGCCGCCGGGGCCGATGACCGTCGTGTGCAACGACTGGTACATGTTGAACTTCGGCATCGCGATGTAGTCCTTGAACCGCCCCTGGACGGGCGTCCACCGCGTGTGCAGCGTGCCGAGCACGGCGTAGCAGTCGCGCACCGACTCGACGAGGACGCGCACGGCGACGAGGTCGTAGATGTCCTCGAAGTCGCGGCCGCGGACGATCATCTTCTGGTACACGGAGTAGTAGTGCTTGGGCCGGCCCGTCACCTCACCGGCGATGCGCGCGGCCCTTAGATCGGCCGACACCTGCTCCTTGACGGTGCGCAGGTACGACTCGCGCGCCGGTGAGCGGTCGGCGACGAGGCGGACGATCTCGTCGTAGACCTTGGGATAGAGCGTCGCGAACGACAGATCCTCCAGCTCCCACTTGATCGTGTTCATGCCGAGCCGGTGCGCGAGCGGCGCGTAGATCTCGAGCGTCTCCGTCGCCTTGCGCTGGGCGGACTCGGCGGAGACGTACCGCCACGTGCGCGCGTTGTGCAGGCGGTCGGCGAGCTTGATGACGAGCACGCGGATGTCCTGTGCCATCGCGACGACCATCTTGCGCACCGTCTCAGCCTGCGCGGCGTCGCCGTACGTCACCTTGTCGAGCTTCGTCACACCGTCGACGAGACGCGCGATCTCGGGCCCGAAGTCGTCGGTGAGCTGCTCCAGCGAGTAGTCGGTGTCCTCGACCGTGTCGTGCAGGAGGGCCGCGGCGAGCGTCGGCGGGGTCATGCCGAGCTCGGCGAGGATGGTCGCGACGGCGAGCGGGTGGGTGATGTACGGGTCGCCGCTCTTGCGCACCTGATGACGGTGGCAGCGCTCCGCCACCTCGTAGGCGCGCTCGATCAGCGCGGTGTCGGCCTTCGGGTGCGTCTCACGCACCGTGCGCAGCAGCGGGTCGAGCACGCGGTTCAAGCCCGGACGCGGGCCCCCGAAGCGGACGAGACGGGCGCGCACGCGCGAGGTCGCGTTGGAACCGGACTGCTCAGCCATGCGCCGATCGTAGTGCCCCTGGCGTCAGTTGACGACGAGGCCCGTGTGGAGCTCCCACCGATCAAGCCGTTCGCGGCCGGGCAGGAAGGCCAGTTCGACGAGCACGTCGAGGCACGCCACACGCCCGCCGACCTTCTCGATCAGCTCGCAGGCAGCCACGGCCGTGCCCCCGGTCGCGAGCACGTCGTCGACGACGAGGACGTTCGCACCCGGCGTCACCGCGTCCGTCTGCACCTCGATCGTCGCCGAGCCGTACTCGAGGTCATAGGAGGCGGAGACGACGTCACCGGGCAGCTTGCCCTTCTTGCGGATCGGCACGAAACCGACGCCCATGCGCTGCGCCAGCGGCGCGCCGATGATGAACCCGCGCGCCTCGACGCCCGCGACGACGTCGACGCCGTCATGACGCTCGGCCAGCAGGTCGAGCACCTGCCCGAACGCCGCCGGGTCGGCGAACAGGGGCGTCAGATCCTTGAAGACGACACCGGGGCTCGGGAAGTCGGCGATATCACGCGTGTGGCGGGCGACGACGTCGGCGATGCGCTGCTCGATCATCGCGGCGGCCTCAGTCGTCACGCTTGGCAGCGGGGTGGATGCCGCGCGTGCGCGCCGTCTGCGACGCGCCACCGCCCTGGGAAGGGGCCGGCGCCGTCACGACGCCCGAGGCGGACGCCGCGGTGGCGTGCTCGTCGTCGGTCGTGGCACGCGACTGGTAGCTCTCGGCTCGACGCGCGAGCTCCTGGACGCCCTTCTCGCGGCGGCGCAGGTCCGTCAGGGCCGGCGTCGCGATGAAGATCGACGAGAAGGTGCCCACGGCGATACCGATGAACAGGGCGACGGCGATGTCGAGCAGCGTGCTCGGGCCGATGAACAGCGCGCCGACGACGAGGATGGCCGAGATCGGCAGCAACGCCACGACGGAGGTGTTGATGGAGCGCACGAGCGTCTGGTTGACCGCGTAGTTCGCGGCCTGGTCGAAGCTGCGGCGGCCGGTCGCGAACGCCTCGCTCGTGTTCTCGCGCACCTTGTCGAACACGACGACGGTGTCGTAGATCGAGTAGCCGAGGATCGTGAGGAAGCCGATCGTCGTCGCCGGCGTCACCTCGAGCCCGGTGAGGGCGTAGATGCCGACCGTGAAGAACAGGTCGTGCAGCAGGGCGATGAGCGCGGCCGCGGCCATCGTCCAGGTGCGGAAGTACAACGCGAGCAGGACGGAGACGAACGCGAGGAAGACGAACAGCGCGACGATCGCCTTGTGCGTCACCGTCTCACCCCACGAGGGGCCGATGAACGAGGACGTGACGTTGCTCGGCGACACGCCGAACTCCTTCGCGAGGGACGTCTTGACGGCGTCCGTCGCGTCGGCGGTGCCGTTGCCAAGCTTCTCGCTCTGCACGCGGATCGTGTCGGAGCCGAGCTTCGTCACGACGATGTCGGCGTTCGAGCCGGTCGCCGACTGGACGGCCTTCTCGGCGCGCGTGTCGTAGTCGTGCGTGCTCGAGACGCCGGGCACGCGCAGTTCCGAGCCACCGGTGAACTCGAGGCCGAAGTTGAGCCCCCGCCCGAACAGACCGACGGCGGCGAGCGCGAGCAGCAGCGCCGTCAGGGCGTACCAGCGCTTGCGCTTGCCGATGAAGTCGATCTGGCGGCGACCGGTGAACAGGTCGTTGCCGAATGTTGCGAGGCTGGCCATCAGGCTGTCTCCTCCTGTGCGGCGGCGCGGCGGCGGTCGGCGATCGTCACGCGACCGCGGCCCGCGTATGCGGCCTGACGGGCGCCCAGACGCGCGGGGTCGAGACCGGAGGCGGGGTGGCCGCCACCGAAGAACTTCGTGCGGGCGAGCAGGGCCAGCACCGGGTGGGTGAAGAACATGACGACGACGATGTCGATGATCGTCGTGAGACCGAGGGTGAACGCGAACGCCTTGACGGTGCTCTCTGACAGCACGTAGAGCACGGCGGCGGCGAGGAAGTTCACCGCGTCCGAGATGATGATGGTGCGCTTCGCGCGCGTCCATCCCGTCTCGACGGCGGCCCGCAATGGCCGTCCGGCGCGCACTTCGTCTCTGACGCGTTCGAAGTACACGATGAACGAGTCGGCCGTGATGCCGATGGCGACGATGAGGCCGGTGACACCCGCCATCGACAGGCGGAAGTTGTTGAGCGAGCCGAGCAGCGTGACGGCGAGGTAGGTCATCGCCGCGGCGACGAGCAGGCTCGCGACGGTGACGAGGCCGAGCGCGCGGTACTGGATGAGCGAGTACAGCACGACGAGGCCGAAGCCGATGGCTCCCGCGATGAGACCCTTCGTCAGCTGGTCGGAGCCGAGCTGGGGGCTGACCTGGTCGGAGGTGAGTTCCTTGAAGGACATCGGCAGCGCACCGAACTTCAGCGAGTCTGCGAGCAGCTTGCCGCTCGACTCGGTGAAGCCACCGGTGATCTTCGCCTGACCGTCCGTCAGCGGGGCCTGCACGGTCGGCGCCGAGATCGACTGACCGTCGACGACGATGGCGAAGCGGTTGCGGGGCTGCTCGAGCGGGGCGACGCGACGCGTCACGTTCGCCAGGGCCGTCTTGCCCGAGCCGTTGAGCGACAGGTTGACCGCGACCTCGCCGGTCTGGTTGCCCTGCTGGTTCGTGTCGAGGCCGCTGCTCGCGTCCGTCAGCTGCGAACCCTTGATCTCGACCGGGCCGAGGAGCAGCTTCTCGTTGCCCTCCTTCGCGCACATGACGGTCGGCTTGTTGTCAGGGGCGGCCGCGGCCACCTCCTGGTAGGCCGGGGTGCAGGCGTAGAGCTGCAGCAGCTGGTTGTACGTCGTCGACGGGGTCGCGATACCGGCCTTGACCCAGACCGAGTCGACCTTCTCGTTTCCCCACGCCGGGTCGCTCGCGTTGGCCGGGCCGGCGGTCTTGAATGCGGCCGGCAGTCGGTCCTTCGAACTGGACGACGGTGACGACGAGGCCGAGCTCGACGCAGAACCCGAAGCGGAGGCCGATGAAGACGGTGACGCGGACGCCGAGCCGGAGGCGCCGTTCTTGGCGGCGTTCGAGGGGTTGACGACCTCGGGCAGGCGATACGGCGAGGTACCCGTCGTGCTGCCCTGCGCGGCGGCGATGACTGCGCGGAAGTTGAGCTGCGAGCTGCGCGAGAGCGAGTCGAGCACCTGCTGGCTGGGGTTTCCGGGGATGGAGACGACGATGTCCTTCTCCCCCAGCGTCGTCACCTCCGCCTCGGACGTGCCGGTGGCGTCGACGCGGTTGCGGATGATGTCGACGGCTTGCTTGACCTGGCTCGAGTTGACGCTCTTGCCGCCTGTGACGACCGGTTCGAGGACGACGGTGCGCCCACCTTCGAGGTCGAGCCCCAGCTTCGGTGTCCAATGTCCCGTCGCAGCGATGCCACCGACGAGGACGAGGAACAGGGCGAGAAGCACGGCCAAGCCACGCTTGGGGTTGGTGTGCTTCGGCTTCTTGCGCGCCGCGGGGCGGTTCGAATCGACCGCATAACGGTTCTCGTCGGCGCGCTCGGCGCCTGCGGGCGTGCTCATCGACCCTTCTCCATCTCGTCGGGGGCTGCGGGCAGCAGGGCCCGACGATCGAACCTCACCACGGTGCCGGGGGCGATCTCGAGGTGTCCACTGACGTCGTCGAGTTCGCGCAGCGTGCCGAACAGCCCACTCGTCGTGCGCACCTCGTCACCGACGCGAAGCGCGGCCTGCGCGCGCATCGTCGCCTGGGAGCGCCGACGCTGCGTGAAGAACATCAGCGCGAGCAGGAGGAAGGGCAGCAGCACGAGCAGGATCGGGAAGCCCGAGCTTCCCGCCTGCGACTCGGCGACCAGGTACGGCATGTGGGTCCTCACGTCAGATCTCGAAGCGCCTCGCGCGCTCTCACCGGTGCGCGGTGCGCGGACTCGAGCGGTGGCCGCACCACCCTACCCGGTGAAACGTCCGCCCCCGTCGTCGGTGTCGCGCTGAAATGTCTCGGTGAAGTGCCCGTCCGGCGGGCGCAGCCCGAGGTGCGTCCACGCCCGCGGTGACGCGGCACGCCCACGCGGCGTGCGGATCATGTAGCCCTCGCGCACGAGATACGGCTCGGCCACCGTCTCGACCGTGTCGGGTTCTTCACCGACGGCGACGGCCAACGTCGACAGCCCGACCGGCCCACCCCCGAAGCGTCGGCACAGGGCTTCGAGCACCGCGCGGTCGAGGCGATCGAGGCCGTCGTCGTCGACGTCGAACAGCTCGAGCGCGGCACGCGCGGACGTCAGGTCGACGACGTGGCGCCCGTGCACCTGCGCGTAGTCACGCACCCGGCGCAGCAGCCGGTTGGCGATGCGCGGCGTGCCGCGGGAGCGGCCGGCGATCTCGGTGATGCCCTCACGTGTCGCGGGTACGCCGAGCAGGTCGGCGTTGCGGGCGAGGATGTCGGCGAGGTCGGCCGCGTCGTAGTAGTCGAGATGGCCGGTGAAGCCGAAGCGGTCGCGCAGTGGCGCCGGCAGCAGACCGGCGCGCGTCGTCGCACCGACGACGGTGAAGCGCGGCAGCTCGAGGGGGATCGCGGTGGCCCCTGGGCCCTTGCCGACGATGACGTCGACCCGGAAGTCCTCCATCGCGAGGTAGAGCATCTCCTCCGCGGGGCGGGCCATGCGGTGGATCTCGTCGAGGAAGAGCACCTCCCCCTCGTTGAGCGAGCTCAGGATGGCGGCCAGGTCACCGGCGTGCTGGATGGCAGGGCCGCTCGTGATGCGGATGGGCGCCTCGAGCTCACTCGCGACGATCATCGCGAGCGACGTCTTGCCCAGGCCGGGCGGGCCGGAGAACAGGATGTGGTCGGGCGGCGTCGCTCGGCGCCGTGCCGCCTCGATGACGAGGCTCAACTGCTCGCGCACGCGTGGCTGCCCGGGGAAATCGGCCAGCTTCTTCGGCCGCAGGGCCGCTTCGAGCTGCTGCTCGTCCTCGGTGCCGTTGGGGTCGACGAGGCGCGGCGAGACGTCGGCGCTGTGGTCCTCGAAGTGGGACGGGCTCATCGGCCCAGCTCGCGCAGCGCCAGCCGGAGCACGGTGGGCGTGTTCGCGCCCTCGGCCTCAGGACGGGCAGCCACCTTGGCGACGGCGTCCTCGGCCTGTTTGGCGCTCCAGCCGAGCCCGATGAGCGCCT
This region of Dermacoccus nishinomiyaensis genomic DNA includes:
- the ruvB gene encoding Holliday junction branch migration DNA helicase RuvB, which gives rise to MSPSHFEDHSADVSPRLVDPNGTEDEQQLEAALRPKKLADFPGQPRVREQLSLVIEAARRRATPPDHILFSGPPGLGKTSLAMIVASELEAPIRITSGPAIQHAGDLAAILSSLNEGEVLFLDEIHRMARPAEEMLYLAMEDFRVDVIVGKGPGATAIPLELPRFTVVGATTRAGLLPAPLRDRFGFTGHLDYYDAADLADILARNADLLGVPATREGITEIAGRSRGTPRIANRLLRRVRDYAQVHGRHVVDLTSARAALELFDVDDDGLDRLDRAVLEALCRRFGGGPVGLSTLAVAVGEEPDTVETVAEPYLVREGYMIRTPRGRAASPRAWTHLGLRPPDGHFTETFQRDTDDGGGRFTG